The genome window agcctgattgcagttcattaGTTTtccctatatttctaatatgcttttctattttggtttgcaggatcctcataaaaatttcattataCATTGGTTCTATCATACatcttttattatacattttattatacaTCTTTGACTGTGGATTGTTGTTTCTTGggttaaaatgattttttgatttttatttatttaaaccagCTGCTCTGTGTTTTCCTGCCTTTCAGTATGTTGTTCAAAAATTCTGCCAATTCTCTTTTAAGTTTGGTGCTTTGTGAGAACAGTCTGAAAAGAACTGGTTTCATTCCATCTTCCATGTTATGTTTATACTgttcttttttcctcttattttgttttcttctttttggcaTAGGCTATTGTTTTTCCAGAATTTGACAGACTCTTTCTCTAAGGTTTCTTCCGtaatctcttgcttattttcgtcGTACATCCTGATCCATTCTTATTCCTAGGTTTTCCTGGATCTGTTTTtgtcattcattatctcattactgacattttcttcatattcttcacgagttttctttattattatttgtacttctgttgttaataatatgcttcttcatagtatctcttttgttttgtgttcgtggctttcctttttaatttatttgatatccttctttagcttatttttttctttatttctttggtgacccatagGGGTTGGATATCTTCTTGCTTTGATTGGTTTAACCTTCTCTTTATTATCTTATCTAAGGTATTTGCTTTTGCTTAACTCATTGTTTCCTCCAGCTGGGTTTGATCTCCTTTTCTGTCATGACGGCtttgtttactttatatatagCATGGTATGTCCTGGTGGCCTCTTCTGTCATTTTcagatatttgatttctttttaacttcatttttaaaagtttttctggCTTTTGTATCCATACTGAATTGGACTTTCAATAGGTGGTGGTCTGATAGGTCATATTCATAGTTCATACTTCCCCTCATAtatctccatacattcatagtttttatacatgttttgattgACAAGGGCAAAGTCAATAGCGTTGTTTTGATTTTctctactccaggttatctcCCCTTTGCTGCTGGGATCTCCATTTACTAGTGTTAgatcatatttttccattaggtccaCAACGTATTTTTCATTTGGGGTCAAGTTCTTCCTTCCCCATGAAACCTAAATGCCCAGTGAAGTCGACAAGGAATATTCTCTAATGCTACGTGTAAGGGACTcattattcgtttatttctttctttatcaataGTTGACATGTAGGCTAGGATTAGATTAAATCTTGCTGCTTTACAATTGCCCTCAACTAGGAGTGTCTGTGTtttgattatttcttttttcaactgGATATCTCTTTTGGATCTATAGTACATTATTAATAGGCCTCTTTTGGTGTCATCCCCGTCTCTAATTAAGTCCACCATACTGATGCCTGTTGGGAATAGGAATTTTTGCTGTCAGATGTGTTCGTTTGTGCAACACCCTCTTCAAGTTTCCCATGTACACAGTTGCGGGCATACTACATATTTGATTATACTCGATTTAGGTATCGAGCTTAATTAACTAAAacgtattttctaatttttactTTCCGTTTGTTATTCTTCTTTTATATGATACTGATAACACGTTATTTAATGTTTCTCTCGtttgtaggattttttttatctttatgttcTAATAAAAGTAATTCATTAATTTAAACCTTATTTCCAAAGATTTGCTAAAGAGCATTTTTTAAGAGAAAAGGAGTTACATGGACGACATAACAACAGCTGAAAAGTGTTCGatccttaaaattttatatattaccgTCAACAGTACCTATAGATTTACTTTTTATGACTGCAAGCTTTAGAAGATAATGGTTTTACTTCAGGTAGTAAGTCCAGAAAAAGAAAGATAACCAAAACAAAAGGACAAAATGATGAGTCGAACTTAGCTGATAGCAGATATTTCAGCATGTTGCtatgaaaaaatattcacctaaaataagttgtctgtttgacattttgtaaagatgttctgtttaatctttgactttgtctttacaattgtgtgtgtgctcactggtgtgttctcctgtcttttaaacaggcggttctagtgaggggaccgagagtcctataGAGGCCAAGGGTCCCgtgtggagaagagataattggtgtgactaattactgattgagacatttgaATACtagggggttatctgagtggtttgtctgtgagacttgaattattatctttccattgttaaataaatgttatgctTTTTGTAACTCCgtctctaatttgatgacctgatggaatggagagagagagagagagagagagaggtggggggtggggagattGAGTGTAACCAATTCGCCTTGACGCTCAGGTTTAACGCATACCAACTATTAAATACCTTTGCTGGTAATAGGTGTCAGCGGACAGGTAACACATTCACCTGCGCAAACCCAACAGATCTCCAGCCAGATAGTTCTCATTCAGGTAGGTCTGGGACTTCCAACTCTTCTGTGCCCACAGAGCCTAACTGACCCTGTCTCGTAATACTGGCCTCGGGGTCATGCGAATTACATGTCCAAGCCCCCATCCCCATCTcctttcatcattatcatattataCGTATATGGAAATTTCGTCATTCCCGTTATTTCTCCCCTGGGATAATTTCTCACTTTATGCTGCTACCTGACCCCCAATACTTAAATTAATATACTTAGATAGACAGGTAAGTATAATCATTTATAAAACTATTTCACTATTTTCCAAAATCGCATAGCAAGTATATTTCGTTTATTAAACGTTAACTTTTCGCTTTTTGGCCTCTAACCATTTATTCGTTGTAGTCTTGTGTAATATAACGAACATACGATTAGAAGACAAAAAGCGAAAAGGTACCGTTTACTGAAACGAAATATACTTTCTATGTGGTTTTGTAAAATACTGaaatagttttataaatgaatatactTTGCTGTCTAgcctgaatttttttcttctaggGAGGGAACGGTGTTGACTGTGGAACCgagtttattttcaatatatgttttGGTGTTGTTTGTCCTCTGAAACATAGATAATTAATCTATACAAGAAAACAGTTCTCGTATGTCCTGAATCACCAGAAACCTTTTTCGTTTCGGAATTATCCTTGTTTGTTAAGTTTTCGGTTCTTCTTCAGTTATAATTTCCTAAATAAAATGTTACAGAAGTGATgaacatttattttttgctcATTTCTCTATGCTTCATTTAATATGGCTCACCTCTTTTATATCTTCCTCATGCTTCATGTCAATTCATCAATATTTATTTCTGAGCAATTCAttggttattattttttcagttttataccCCACATCATGAGCCTCTTTAGATTTATTAATAACagcattcaatttattttttgtagattAGTTCTAACTCGACCTTTCATCGGCGAAATTTGGGTTAAGATCGTCCCATGAGCTATCAGTTTTGCTAACATCATTCATTGTATAGATTAGAAACTAAGAAGTCaaatacagcacacacacacacacacacacacacacacacacacacagatctagACCGTGGTTATGgtaataattcataaaattcCATAAATTTCTTATGAAAATTCTTTGCTTACcattgataaaatcaagagagAAGAATGGTTTTTATCACCAAAGTTCAGCGTTCTAGAAgcacaattttttaaaatatatatgtttacccACATGGGTTCAATGGGTACTCAGAGAGCCGTCAACTTTTTGAAGCATCATGTCTAACAAAATAAACTGCACCAGGTTTGTCTTTATGATCCTCGTACCTTCTATTACGGGGCATCACGAACTTTTGATGAAGAATAGCTAGACAATAATTAcaaattcaaatttctgtttGAGTTACAAGATGTCAAAAGGTGGGTTACCACTCAGAATTGAATCCACTTACAAGACAAACAAATCCTTAAAAACAACCATTTTCTGCAAATAACCGTCCGGTGTCTTTTTAAGTATCCGAAGGTCAAAAGACAGAAGTCGCCCTGCTAACTTCATCAAGGTTCTTGGAGAGGTTTCtcgctttttagttttctataaaagaaaactattgcgacgTTCGTTTGtccatccacactttttctgtccgccctcaattcttgaaaactactgaggctagagggctgcaacttgatGCGTTGATCATCCACAATCCAATCGCCagacataacaaattgcaaccctctagcatcaTTAGTTTAGGTTAAAactagctatgatcgtgcgtctggcacaacTACAGGTGCCgacaatacaggccaccaccgagctgtGGCTgcaagcttcatgggccgcggctgagagtttcatacagcattatactccgtaaagaaaactcgattgcgctgaagtttctatatatatatattttttttatgagaactgCCTTTTTCGcggtggaagtttttttttttttttttttgtcccctaAGCGAGGTTGTGGTTTGAAACAGTGACTTAAGATGTGGTTGTTTCGAATGCTAACATGAGTGTGTATttgcatgttatgtatgtatgtagttttatATCAACAGAATTGCACAGATGCTCTCGCGTGTCTCTTAATTGTTTAAGCCTTACATAACTGCCTTTGCGTTGTGGGCCTACTTTACTCACTCATCAAATTCATGAGGCAGGGGCGTGCACAATGTTGTGGGGGCACTTGGGTTGCTTGAGCCCCTGCTCTTATTTTCTTCATAGTTAAGGTGCCCCTTTTGTCAGAAATAATAATTCAATTGCATCATATTATACATAGGTTGATTTATATGGATTTTAAAGTCTTTCACCTTCTCCCCTCAACATttctactttttatatatatcgtatattaccGTCTAATTGTAGCATATAAAACAAGGCAGGTTTCCTTGAGCCTCTGAGGCCCTTCTGAAAGTCTGTGCACGCACCTGCCAGAGGCCGCCTCATTCCCATTACCTTCCAACTTAAAAATAATGCGAGATGAAGGATGCGCTCTTTGATGCTAAATATGATTTTCATATGGTAGTTTTTCAAAAAGTGTACAGAAGTGTAGCACACATACCTACGGAAACTTCATTACCACTTTTCCCTACGTCATGGATGAATGAAAAATCACGGCTCTTTACCAGCCTTGATCTTATTTGCATCCTGGCTAGCTTAACATAGGTTGGAAAGTCATCATTTCAAATTTGTGTAAAGATATTACATTGGTCATGAACAAAAATGGCCGTTCATATATATGCAATCATTTCTCCTAGtctttgtatggtgcttttacgttgcatggaaccagtggttattcagcaacgggaccaacggctttacgtgacttccgaaccacgtcgagagtgaacttctatcaccagaaatacacatctcttactcctcaatggaatggccgagaatcgaacccgcgaccaccgaggtgggacgctaataccataccaatcacgccgctgaggcgctcattTCTCCTAGTCAACAGGTATGTGGCCAGAACTCTAGCTCTTTCGTGATAGCTTTGTTAAAACAGGTCACACGAAACACTAAAAGAAGAGCAATGAAATCTCTATATGATTTCTTCCTGCTTCATGTTTACTCTCATCTGAATTATCAAAAAATACCCTTACatttaatcattataataattaaaagttCTGTCAGCTCAATTCCTCAATCATCTACGAAATTTCTCAGTTCGTCCCTATATTTACTACTGATTACTGGGATCTGCAACACTCTTTGTGTTGTGTATTGGTGCTTTCTTTAACTTTATTGGGTTATTTTAAGACTTAAGTAACTGCTGTTTCTAATATGTTCCTAAATTTATAGAATTCCATTGTAGGGTCATTAAATACTTTAGTATCTGTAAAGTTTCATTTATTATCCCAAGATTTCATAAAAACTGAGCAATCTTAGCGTTCAAGTGTGTTTCACTGTTTCATAGTATCATGCAGGACCTTATGCACCTCTTGGTAGTGCGGCCCAAGAGCATTTTCGACCCTTTTCAGGTATTCCCTGACTGGCTGTGAAAGATCATAACCTCCGGCCAAAGGTTGCTCGAACTCACAGGCAGCAGCAAGGTCAGCAATGGTCAAGTGGTCGCCGACAATGAAAGGCTTCGAGGCGAGGAAGTAGTCTACGAAGTGCTTTTCTACTTGGCCCAGTGCCTCTTTGTGCCGGTTCACCAATGGCTCGTCCATCGGCTTCTTGGTTACGCCTGGTGCTATCATctgtaattaagaaaaaataggtTAAACAAAATcgccctctctccctctttcccatAATACAGTAAAAACTTGACTGTAGGCTATATTTTCCATTCATTCTGTCTTCGAATCTCGAattctttttagaaataatttgccACAAAGAACTCTACCGGTTTTCTCTATGTGGGACTTGTCTTTATCCaccaaaagaagaaggaaaataaagagtCCTAGTTAGTTCTTATGCCAGTGATGAAAACCTGAGCAGATGGACTGACCTTGTTGTAGAAGTATCCGACGCCATGGTTTCTGGTGTTTGTGTGCTGCCAATCCAGGTATTCGTCAACTTTGACCCGGATATCCAAATCCTTGGGGTACCATTGACCTGACTTGTCGTATTTACTGGCAATGTAACGAAGAGCTGCACagctggaaaataagatggaatgaAGCGCGGATGAGATTTTACTGTTAATAAATTTCGACAGATTGACATACATGTCTGACGTAAAATTAACGAGCTCGACATCCAAAAATGACATATATGCAGCCGAATGCATGAAAAAGCCTCAAAGGCCTTCGGTATATGGCATTTCATATACCTTGTACTGTCATCGGATTTTATTTTAAGATGATATATGGTTCCATATCCACTGTAGAATATGCAGGGCATTTTAAGTTCGATGGAATCagaaaatgatattttctttaactgATCAAATCATTATGAAAGTACATGAACATCTTTCGAATCGTTAGTTTAAAGAAAGGTGACactaaacatttggaaaataaaatgaccgaattaaaaatgtatgaaaagctGAGGGATGACTGAGCAGATAGTTGCTCAAGATACATATGACAAAAAGGATTTGTTGACAAATAGTTATCACATGACTGGCGCAGAATCAATAAGGTTCTGAAGAGAAAAATTCCGAGGGTGAAACTTTGGAGTGATGGATTTAAGATAAAATTATAGTGTGGATGAGATAACAATCGAGTGTTCATTTTACGATACAGAAGGTGTTAAAGAGGAGTTTCatagtattatgaaaaataagCTTAAACAGGCGCCCAAAACTAAATCACGGTTTACCATCATTAAATACTCCTTGCTTGCAAATGAGATGAAAAAATACAAGTTAAAGAACTTCTTTGCGTTAACATAAAATTATTGACAAGGCCTTTAGTAGCGCAGTTAGGGAATTCTTTGTTGAAATCATTTCAGTAGAAAGCTTCTGTCCTAAAGCAgaagtcatataaataaatatctagcTAATGAGAAATCATTGGTCTGTGTGACTTTCTCTcgactaaagaaataaaactctcCATCGAGTGGAAACTGTTTTCCTTCCAAAGCTAATGGATGGCTTCTTTTTCTCGAGAAAATTCTGTTTATGCATACGTATGATGTATGTGAACAATTATGAGATAACAGGTAACTACTATTAAGGCTTAACTAAACTTTCAGCACATTTTTAATAGAAACAGGTCGAGCATCGATTAAACTTTCTAAAAGAACTCAATTTGTATTTTGGATAAGCTGCTGACAATAATCATAGTTAAAATGAGATTTTACAAGTAGAGTCGACAACTGCGAATACGACATAGATACAGAAGCTATCCAGTTATAATGACTGTTATTCGGATATTCAAAGGAAGCATCACTAATACTAAAGAATATTCTCTAAGGATATTAGCGTTGTTTATATGAAAGAACATGTATCAGGTTCCAGTGCGGAATACTGGGAACCTAAGTTGAAAATCACATTGGAATGGTTAGTCCCATGGCAGTGTAATGGCAGGATGTAGAAACATTTCCTAAAGAAATCTTgaatttacattaatataataataataataataataataataataataataataataataataattaaagcccATGTCTAAACACTCTTGACCCTATTTTGCAAAATATGTTTGTAGGAGATTTAAAAGAGACGCTAAAGAATGTTAGTATTACTGGTTAAAGGCCTTTGCCTCGTCTTGATTTATTCACGTACCAGGAAACCGTTCCTCTTCTGAAAGAGCTAATTCAGATATGActtttttatgaagaatgtagaaAAAGATGCTTCATATGGCTTTCGTAGAGATGGctacatttaattattttgctAAATTTGTATGTATTGAACAGACCATCTACTCTTTTAATCTTNNNNNNNNNNNNNNNNNNNNNNNNNNNNNNNNNNNNNNNNNNNNNNNNNNNNNNNNNNNNNNNNNNNNNNNNNNNNNNNNNNNNNNNNNNNNNNNNNNNNNNNNNNNNNNNNNNNNNNNNNNNNNNNNNNNNNNNNNNNNNNNNNNNNNNNNNNNNNNNNNNNNNNNNNNNNNNNNNNNNNNNNNNNNNNNNNNNNNNNNNNNNNNNNNNNNNNNNNNNNNNNNNNNNNNNNNNNNNNNNNNNNNNNNNNNNNNNNNNNNNNNNNNNNNNNNNNNNNNNNNNNNNNNNNNNNNNNNNNNNNNNNNNNNNNNNNNNNNNNNNNNNNNNNNNNNNNNNNNNNNNNNNNNNNNNNNNNNNNNNNNNNNNNNNNNNNNNNNNNNNNNNNNNNNNNNNNNNNNNNNNNNNNNNNNNNNNNNNNNNNNNNNNNNNNNNNNNNNNNNNNNNNNNNNNNNNNNNNNNNNNNNNNNNNNNNNNNNNNNNNNNNNNNNNNNNNNNNNNNNTACTCTTTTAATCTTATTCGTTATAAATTTCTAAACGACCGGTCTTCTTTGTATCTTTTGTTCTACTGTATATAGTTTGCTTGCAATAACTTTAAGACGGAAAATCTTCGCACTTTGTGGTTTCACTTTCCTCGAGGTGTAAGAAGTGGGGGCAGAGGGAGCATTTGTCCGCCCCCCCCCAACTTTTTGGTCTGAAATTGGGACATTTGGTCTTTGCAGCCTATGAGACACTAGTGATTATAATTTTCTAAACAGAGTCTTCTTTGTAATCTTTTGTTCTACTGTATATGGTTTGCttgaaaataactttaaaacgGAAAATCTTGCACTTTGTGGTTTCACTCTCCTCGAGGCCGTTTTCTctgtttatatgcatacatacagacatacatctaCTTACTATATAACGTAGGCGTAAGAAGTGGGGCAGAGGGAGCATTTgtcccctcccccgccccactTTTTGGTCTGAAATTGGGACAGTTGGTCTTTGCAGCCTATGAGACACTAGTGATAAATCTCCAAGCTATGGAGATCTCGGTTCATGATGCTACCAAAGCCGTAGAGCTTACCAGGAAGCACG of Macrobrachium nipponense isolate FS-2020 chromosome 11, ASM1510439v2, whole genome shotgun sequence contains these proteins:
- the LOC135206227 gene encoding glutathione S-transferase theta-1-like, producing MSPTLNLHVDYLSQPSRALVLLCNAISAPHNEHLLSFVKGDQKKPEFLSINPFGKVPAVQEGDIHINESCAALRYIASKYDKSGQWYPKDLDIRVKVDEYLDWQHTNTRNHGVGYFYNKMIAPGVTKKPMDEPLVNRHKEALGQVEKHFVDYFLASKPFIVGDHLTIADLAAACEFEQPLAGGYDLSQPVREYLKRVENALGPHYQEVHKVLHDTMKQ